Proteins encoded by one window of Nocardia goodfellowii:
- a CDS encoding carbon starvation CstA family protein has product MATIEYLRTDPDLPPVGVVDKSPITAKKKAIFAGIAIIGAIAWAVVAFARGESVNSVWIVVAAVCTYITAYRFYAKFIEWKITKPRDDLATPAEILENGKDYMPMDRRVLYGHHFAAIAGAGPLVGPVLAAQMGYLPGTIWIVVGVVFAGAVQDYLVLWASTKRRGRSLGQMARDELGAIGGVAAIVGILVIMMILLAVLALVVVNALAESPWGVFSIGLTIPIALFMGVYLRYLRPGAVGEVSVIGIVLLLLAIVSGGWVAETAWGEDWFTLSKVTIAWLLIAYGFFASVLPVWLLLAPRDYLSTFMKIGTIGLLAIGILITMPVLKAPAVSQFAFDKPGPAFAGSLFPFLFITIACGALSGFHALVSSGTTPKLLAKESHARMIGYGGMLMESFVAVMAIITATIIDQHLYFGMNAPLGVTGGTPEKAAAYTNSLGLSGPPATPADFSQAASDLGEKSIVSRTGGAPTLAVGIAEVFSKFLGGAGMKSFWYHFAIMFEALFILTTIDAGTRVARFMVSDALGNFGGAARKFKDPSWRVGAWLCSLLVVAAWGSILLMGVNDPLGGINALFPLFGIANQLLAAIALTVVLTIIVKKGYTKWAWIPGIPLVWDLLVTMTASWQKIFSDDPKVGYWTQNNLCEQAQAAGKLCLTAKTPEEVDIVIRNTFIQGSLSIVFAAMVLIVAVVGALVCFQAWRKGGSETTETEEVPSKIFEPSGFFPTPEEKEVQKQWDELIAAGKVAPRGAAHGAESPDVSLSK; this is encoded by the coding sequence ATGGCGACAATCGAATATCTGCGGACAGACCCAGATCTACCTCCGGTAGGCGTGGTCGACAAGTCCCCGATCACGGCCAAGAAGAAGGCGATCTTCGCCGGGATCGCGATCATCGGCGCCATCGCCTGGGCGGTCGTCGCCTTCGCGCGCGGCGAATCGGTCAACTCGGTGTGGATCGTCGTCGCGGCGGTGTGTACCTACATCACCGCGTACCGGTTCTACGCCAAGTTCATCGAGTGGAAGATCACCAAGCCCCGCGACGACCTGGCTACCCCTGCCGAGATCCTGGAAAACGGCAAGGACTACATGCCGATGGACCGGCGGGTCCTCTACGGCCACCACTTCGCCGCCATCGCCGGCGCCGGCCCGCTGGTCGGTCCGGTGCTCGCTGCGCAGATGGGCTACCTGCCGGGGACCATCTGGATCGTGGTCGGCGTCGTGTTCGCCGGGGCGGTGCAGGACTACCTGGTGCTGTGGGCCTCCACCAAGCGGCGCGGCCGCAGCCTCGGGCAGATGGCCCGCGACGAGCTCGGCGCCATCGGCGGCGTGGCCGCCATCGTCGGCATCCTCGTCATCATGATGATCCTGCTGGCGGTGCTCGCGCTGGTCGTGGTCAACGCGCTGGCCGAAAGCCCGTGGGGTGTGTTCTCCATCGGCCTGACCATCCCGATCGCCCTGTTCATGGGCGTATACCTGCGGTATCTGCGGCCCGGCGCGGTCGGCGAGGTCTCCGTGATCGGCATCGTGCTGCTGCTGCTCGCCATCGTCTCCGGTGGCTGGGTCGCCGAAACGGCCTGGGGCGAGGACTGGTTCACCCTGTCCAAGGTCACCATCGCCTGGCTGCTGATCGCCTACGGCTTCTTCGCCTCGGTGCTGCCGGTGTGGCTGCTGCTCGCCCCGCGCGACTACCTGTCGACCTTCATGAAGATCGGCACCATCGGCCTGCTCGCCATCGGAATCCTCATCACCATGCCGGTGCTGAAGGCGCCCGCGGTCTCGCAGTTCGCCTTCGACAAGCCCGGTCCGGCGTTCGCCGGCAGCCTGTTCCCGTTCCTGTTCATCACCATCGCCTGCGGCGCGCTGTCCGGTTTCCACGCGCTGGTGTCCTCGGGCACCACGCCGAAGCTGCTGGCCAAGGAATCGCATGCGCGGATGATCGGCTACGGCGGCATGCTGATGGAGTCGTTCGTCGCGGTCATGGCCATCATCACCGCCACGATCATCGACCAGCACCTGTACTTCGGCATGAACGCGCCGCTCGGCGTCACCGGCGGCACCCCGGAAAAGGCTGCCGCGTACACCAATTCGCTCGGACTGTCCGGCCCCCCGGCGACACCGGCCGACTTCAGTCAGGCCGCGTCGGATCTCGGTGAGAAGTCGATCGTCTCGCGCACCGGTGGCGCGCCGACCCTGGCCGTCGGTATCGCCGAGGTGTTCAGCAAGTTCCTCGGCGGCGCCGGCATGAAGTCGTTCTGGTACCACTTCGCGATCATGTTCGAGGCGCTGTTCATCCTCACCACCATCGACGCGGGCACCCGTGTCGCGCGCTTCATGGTGTCGGACGCGCTGGGCAACTTCGGTGGCGCGGCGCGCAAGTTCAAGGATCCGTCCTGGCGGGTCGGCGCCTGGCTGTGCTCGCTGCTCGTGGTCGCCGCGTGGGGTTCCATCCTGCTCATGGGCGTCAACGACCCGCTGGGCGGCATCAACGCACTGTTCCCGCTGTTCGGTATCGCCAACCAGTTGCTCGCCGCGATCGCACTGACCGTGGTGCTGACCATCATCGTGAAGAAGGGCTACACGAAGTGGGCCTGGATTCCGGGTATTCCGCTGGTCTGGGATCTGCTCGTCACGATGACCGCGTCCTGGCAGAAGATCTTCTCCGATGACCCGAAGGTCGGCTACTGGACGCAGAACAACCTCTGCGAACAGGCACAGGCCGCCGGGAAGTTGTGCCTGACGGCGAAGACGCCCGAAGAGGTCGACATCGTCATCCGCAACACTTTCATCCAGGGATCGCTGTCGATCGTCTTCGCCGCCATGGTGCTGATCGTCGCGGTCGTCGGTGCGCTGGTCTGCTTCCAGGCCTGGCGCAAGGGCGGCTCGGAGACCACCGAGACGGAGGAGGTGCCGTCGAAGATCTTCGAACCGAGCGGGTTCTTCCCGACGCCGGAGGAGAAGGAAGTGCAGAAGCAGTGGGATGAGCTGATCGCCGCCGGAAAGGTGGCGCCCCGGGGCGCCGCGCACGGCGCCGAAAGCCCGGACGTCAGTTTGAGTAAGTGA
- a CDS encoding YbdD/YjiX family protein — MDGVRALLRWYNAIIGGQDYQRYVAHLRREHPGCEIPTERQYWRDRYDEAERKPQNRCC; from the coding sequence CTGGACGGTGTGCGGGCCCTGCTCCGGTGGTACAACGCGATCATCGGCGGGCAGGACTACCAGCGCTACGTGGCGCATCTGCGGCGCGAGCATCCCGGTTGCGAGATCCCGACCGAGCGGCAGTACTGGCGTGACCGCTACGACGAGGCCGAACGGAAACCGCAGAACCGCTGCTGCTGA
- a CDS encoding ABC transporter substrate-binding protein yields MIAVRRRTLLGAALAAPLALGACGAEDDALTFFFQARPEEARVRLKIIAEFGKLHPDIKVRTIMSGPDPLQQMLTYCAGGKCPDVMMAWELLYAGLAERGVLLDLRTLLDREPGYAAELRRDSYPTLYDTFTYGGGQYALPEQWSGVFLYYNRQLFADAGLTAPARWSEAWSFDEFLDAARELTRRDGDRVTQWGFADAWVPYFSAACFGMNNGTEWFTPSVNPTRTNLGDPRFVAGFQFYADLAVRHRVAPKVADQQSISAPDLFRRGRAAMAMGGHWLYSEFAGHDDLDLDLTVLPRGPQGGPGAITDVGCTGLSIAANSPRIEQAWEFVKFATGPVGQAIVASSGLFVPVLRSAMAAPGFAAAHRAIRNLEVMTGGPAASRPLPVTPAWGKVSALLERGGNRVLRGAASAESLGGAFASDIDALLGAHA; encoded by the coding sequence GTGATCGCGGTCCGCCGCCGGACCCTGCTCGGTGCCGCCCTGGCCGCACCGCTGGCGCTGGGCGCATGTGGCGCCGAGGACGACGCGCTGACCTTCTTCTTCCAGGCACGGCCGGAAGAGGCTCGGGTCCGGTTGAAAATCATCGCGGAGTTCGGCAAGCTGCACCCGGACATCAAGGTCCGCACCATCATGTCCGGCCCGGACCCGCTACAGCAGATGCTCACCTACTGCGCGGGCGGCAAATGCCCGGACGTGATGATGGCCTGGGAGTTGCTGTACGCCGGACTGGCCGAGCGCGGGGTGCTGCTGGATCTCCGCACACTGCTCGACCGGGAGCCCGGGTACGCCGCGGAGCTGCGGCGCGACAGCTATCCCACCCTGTACGACACCTTCACCTATGGCGGCGGGCAGTACGCACTGCCCGAGCAATGGTCCGGGGTCTTCCTCTATTACAACCGGCAACTGTTCGCCGACGCCGGGCTGACCGCACCCGCACGATGGAGCGAGGCTTGGAGTTTCGACGAATTCCTCGACGCGGCACGAGAACTCACGCGGCGCGACGGTGATCGCGTCACACAGTGGGGTTTCGCCGACGCCTGGGTGCCCTACTTCTCAGCCGCCTGCTTCGGGATGAACAACGGCACGGAATGGTTCACGCCCTCGGTGAACCCGACCCGTACGAACCTCGGCGATCCGCGGTTCGTGGCGGGATTCCAGTTCTACGCGGACCTGGCGGTGCGGCATCGCGTCGCGCCGAAAGTCGCCGACCAGCAGTCTATTTCGGCGCCGGACCTGTTCCGCCGCGGGCGGGCCGCGATGGCGATGGGCGGGCACTGGCTCTACTCGGAGTTCGCCGGGCACGACGATCTCGACCTCGATCTCACCGTGCTGCCACGAGGTCCGCAGGGCGGTCCGGGGGCGATCACCGATGTCGGCTGCACGGGGCTCTCCATCGCCGCGAACAGTCCGCGTATCGAACAAGCGTGGGAGTTCGTGAAATTCGCGACCGGGCCGGTGGGCCAGGCAATCGTGGCGTCCTCGGGGTTGTTCGTTCCGGTGTTGCGATCGGCCATGGCCGCACCGGGTTTCGCGGCCGCGCACCGTGCGATCCGCAACCTCGAGGTGATGACCGGTGGGCCCGCCGCTTCCCGTCCGCTGCCGGTGACGCCCGCGTGGGGCAAAGTGTCGGCCTTGCTCGAACGCGGCGGCAACCGGGTGCTGCGCGGTGCCGCCTCGGCCGAATCCCTCGGCGGCGCTTTCGCTTCCGATATCGACGCGCTGCTGGGTGCCCATGCTTGA
- a CDS encoding carbohydrate ABC transporter permease, translating into MFIAPNLGAVLVFLVFPLAFSLYLSFHSWDLFSPPRFVGVTNYRRLFGSDPLFLIALRNTAVFTVLTLVPTVAIGLAVASALHRELRGIGLFRTIAFLPLVASTVAMAVVWRFIFTTDDGLLNLLLGWFGIDPVPWLTDPNWALVSLSIVTVWKSVPFATVILLAALQGVPEPLYEAAKIDGAGAIRRFWSVTVPLIRGPLSFVFVITVINSVQAFDQAYALTGSGGGPETGTYLLGIMLFQHAFGFYEVGYAAALAWVIFAILLVLTVVQLRFARRAEVEL; encoded by the coding sequence ATGTTCATCGCACCGAACCTGGGTGCGGTGCTGGTCTTTCTGGTGTTCCCGCTGGCTTTCTCGCTGTATCTGAGTTTCCACTCCTGGGATCTGTTCAGCCCGCCGCGATTCGTAGGGGTCACGAACTATCGGCGGCTGTTCGGATCGGATCCGCTATTCCTGATCGCGTTGCGGAACACGGCGGTGTTCACGGTGCTCACACTGGTGCCGACGGTGGCGATCGGGCTGGCGGTGGCGTCCGCGCTGCATCGGGAACTGCGTGGCATCGGCTTGTTCCGGACGATCGCGTTCCTGCCGCTGGTCGCCTCGACGGTAGCGATGGCGGTGGTGTGGCGGTTCATCTTCACCACCGACGACGGGCTGTTGAACCTGCTGCTCGGGTGGTTCGGGATCGACCCCGTGCCGTGGCTGACCGATCCGAACTGGGCACTGGTGTCGTTGAGCATCGTGACCGTCTGGAAGAGCGTGCCGTTCGCGACGGTCATCCTGCTCGCGGCGCTGCAGGGTGTGCCGGAACCGCTGTACGAGGCCGCGAAGATCGACGGCGCGGGGGCGATCCGCCGGTTCTGGTCGGTGACGGTGCCGCTGATCCGGGGCCCGCTGTCGTTCGTCTTCGTCATCACGGTGATCAACTCGGTGCAGGCCTTCGACCAGGCCTATGCCCTGACCGGCAGTGGCGGCGGACCGGAAACCGGCACCTATCTACTCGGAATCATGTTGTTCCAGCACGCGTTCGGCTTCTACGAGGTGGGCTACGCCGCCGCGCTGGCCTGGGTGATCTTCGCGATCCTGCTGGTACTGACCGTGGTGCAGCTGCGGTTCGCCCGACGGGCGGAGGTCGAATTGTGA